In the Candidatus Chlamydia sanziniae genome, CATCAATGATTTAATCTTCATAGGCAATCGTAGTAATGCTTTTGGTGGTGCTATTTTTGTAGGATCTTTGGATGATAATAACGAAGAAGCTTCCTTAACCATGACTGGCAATAGAGGGGATGTCTTTTTTGTGGGCAATAGCACGTTATTGTCGAATTTTGAACAAGGAAATCATTGTGGTGGTGGCGCAATCTATACGCAAAATTTAAAGATTGCACAGAATGATGGAATTGTCGTGTTTTACAATAACAAAGCTTCTCGAGGTGCTGCAATTGGTATTGCAGAAAAAGGAGTTGTAATTTTAGAAGCCTTTGGAGGTGATGTTATCTTTGAAGGGAATACTAATTTTGACGGTAATTCTGATGCGATTTATTTGTTTGGAAAAAATTCCAAAATTAGTGAGCTTTCAGCAGCAACTGGTACAAATTTAATTTTCCGTGATGCGATTGATTGCGAGAACCTACATATTCGTGATATAGTTTCTGGTGAAAGTAATCCTTTAGATAACCCATCGTTAATTTTTAATGTTAAACCTATAGGCAAGGATTCCCTGCATCATGAGGGTGCTGTAAAGTTTGCTCGTGCCATATCGAAAATTCCACAGATTGCTGTTATTCAAGAGGGAACATTGGCCCTATCAGAAGGTGCTCAGTTATGGCTCGGGGGAATAAAACAAGAAGCAGGTAGTGTTCTTCTATTATCAGCTGGAACTGTGTTGCGTATTTTCGAAAATGTTGTAGAACCTATACTTACAGAGCCTACAACTGTAAATAATTCAGAAACTTCTTTGGAATCTCCAGAACATGATACTAGGGTTGAAGGTGTTTCCTCGAGATACGCATTGTCTACAAATGCTTCTACAGATGTAACAGATGTAGCTGCTAAACCTCTATCCCTCGTAGATATTTCCAGTGTGATTGTAGATCTTTCTTCGTTCGTTCCAGGCCCTGATGCCAGCCTTCCTTCTGCTCCCGAAATTGTAGTTCCTAAAGGAATAATCGTGGGATCAGGAAATATAGAACTTAAACTTGCGGACTCTACCAATATTGGCTATGAAAATCATGCTCTCCTAAGCACAGAAAAAGAAATTTCTTTATTAACATTTAAAACTGCTGACAGCATAACAGCAACCCCAGTGGTAGATCCTACATTATCAGATATTAAGATAGACGTTGCATTGCCTTCAGTGACGGAATCTACTTATGGTCATACAGGCGTATGGTCGGAGGCACAGGTAAAAGATGGTAAGCTTGTTATTGGCTGGCAACCTACAGGTTATCGGTTGAATCCTGAAAAACACGGTGATTTAGTTTTGAATACACTTTGGAGTCATTTTGTTGATCTTCAGGCTCTCAAGCAAGAACAGTTTTCGCATCATATTATTTCCCAAAGAATGGAATTAGATTTTTCAACAAATATTTGGGGATCAGTATTAGGAGTTTTCTCAAATTGTGCTAGTATTTCAAATATCGATGGGTTTACTCATCGTGCAGGCGGTTATGCTATGGGCTTGGATACTCAACTCGTAGAAGACTTCTTACTTGGTGGGTGTTTTGCTCAATTTTTAGGGAAAACTGAAAGTAAGATCTACACGGCTCATAGTGAACAGAAGAAATGTTATTTGGGTTCTGTTTATGCAGGCATCCTTACTGGTCCTTGGTTATTTAAAGGTACGGTAATCTATGGTAATCTGAATAATGATCTTACAACTACCTACTCTACATTAGGAAGTTCTACGGCTTCTTGGGTAGAGCAAGGATGTGTCGCTGATATAAGAGTAGATTATCGCTATATTGTGAATCCTCGTAGATTTATGTCTGCAATAATCTCTACAGTAGTTCCATTCATAGAGGTAGAGTACATTCGTATAGATCTTCCTAAGATTCACGAAACAGGTAAAGAAGTAAGAACTTTCCAAAAGACGCGCTTGGAAAATGTTGGGATTCCTATAGGTATGGTTCTGGAACATGGCTATTCTCGAGGATTACGTTCCGAGGTGAATGGTTTGAGTATTGCTTATATATTTGATGTATATCGCAAAGATCCTAAATCGATGATAACTTTACCTGAGGCTTCGTATTCTTGGGAAGGTAAGGGAATGGATGTCTCTCGAAAGGCTGTAAAAGCACAATTTAGTAACGATACAGAATGGAACTCCTATTTAAGTACACATTTAGGTTTTAACTATGAATGGCGTGAACATTTAATAACTTACGATGTTAATGGAGGAATTCGCTTAATTTTCTAGTCTCTGAGAAAAGCATTGTTTTAAGAGAACAATTTAAGCTTGGAAGAAGGACCTAAGAATCCTCCTCAGGAGCAATAATGTTTAGGATGTAAAGTAAATAAGCGATACCTACTTGGTTAAGATCACAAGTAACTTCATTTATCAAATAAGAATTGAAAAGTTCTATATGAGCAGTAGTTCCGGGAAGATTAGTCCATTTTTGTAAAGAAGAAAGCGCATAATCACGCACCACGTTTTGTGTGTGTGCTTCAGCTTCTAGAAAAGCTTTGTAAACACTTTGGATAAGATTTAAACTAGAGTGTTGATAGCTATGGTAAAAGTTTAAATAAAGTTCGCGATACTGCGTTCTTCCTTTTTCTGTTTCTAGAGAAGCTTGACGTTGTGTTAAAGCTCGTAGGTTTTTTTGGAGATGGTGAGTAACAAGTCCTAGGGATTCGCCATATTGTGCCTTCATACCGTTAATAGCATGCCATTGCTGATCACGAGTTGCTTCGCTCTTTGGATCAATGCCAAGCTCTATTTCTTCTTTACAAGCTATATTTTCATGTTCTTGAAGCAGTAGGGTTTCTTTAAATTCTTGAACCCAAATAAGAATTTGATTTTCACCTTCGGCGGATGTACTGTAGAGTTTGGTAAGAGCTCTACTCATTGCTTCTCCCCAAGTTGGTTTGCAGGAACCAGCAGCGAGGCTAATATACTTAGTAGCTTCGCGTTTTTTATCGTTGGGAATTTTCGGATCTTTAAGGGCTTCAAGTAGGAAGTGTGCAAGAATAGGAAAGGTCCATTTGTCAGGAAAACTGTTATCCTCTTTTGAGAGAGATTCAAAATAGGGGAGAAAAATCATTGACCAGTCTCTATCGTAGACATTTAAACGACGCAAGATAGTCCTTAACTCGTTATAATCGCATTTGGTTCCCTGAGGAGCTTCTGTTAATCTTTTAAGGAATGCACACGGTTTAGGGGCTTGCTGAAGAATGTCAGGATGCATGTTAATTTTAAAAGTTCGTAATTTTCCATCAGTATTCACAATTTGATTAAATAAGGTTATTTTTAGTTCATCGACTATCTGTGTTTCTTCAGAAGTCAGTTCTATTCTTAAAGGAACCTCCACTGGTTTTTTATGAACTATTATTGTTGGTATAATGTCAGATATTGTTGGTATAATGTCAGAAGTTGTAGGAGCTTCCTTATAATGGCAAGAACAGGTAACTCCAAAAAGAAAGAGCTTAACAGGATAGAAGAGAATAGCAAGTACCAAAGCTATGATGGCAGCAAGGATGATAACTATCGCCATGAGGGGATTTCTGTCCCTGAGTTTAAATACATCTTGTATCTTTCTTTTAGATCCATAAAAAAACTGTTGAATGCTAATTTTTCGCGCAAAATTAATAATTTTTTGATGACAAGATTTTGATTGGTTAACAATGGGAACAGAAACTCTGGAAGAAGCTGTGAAGGAAAGTGTAGTTGGAATAGTAAAACCACTAGCCATAAATGGCGCCTTTTTGAAGAAAAATTTTAAATTATTATAATTTTATATTGCATAAGGAAACAATAAACAATTATAAACAAAGTTGTTCAATTTTAAGAAAATTAAATTGTAGTAATAAAATAAATTTAATAATTTTATGCAGAATGTCCTAAGAAATCAGAATACTTAATTTACGATCAGCGGTATTTTTTCGTCCAACGAAGATGCACTTTCTTGATTTTGATATAAATAGTGGATCCAAGTTTCAAGTGGAACTATTCCTGTGCGCAGAATTGTAAAAAGTTTTTGACATGCAATCCGCTGCTGATCTCTAGCATTGCCTTTCATAAGAAGTTCTAACGCTACAGCTATTTCGTCGGGATGAAAATCCTCCTTTCCTCCCATGAATTCTGGGAAAATAATGGAATTCGTAATAATATTGGGCAGAGAATATGCTGGCAGGAAGATTTTAAACACGTACTTTGTAAGAAAAGTATCTATAGGTCTCAACCGACAAGTAACGATAGTGGGCACGGAATTTAGAGCTGCTTCTAAAACTATAGTTCCACATTTTGCTAAGGCGCAATCACAACTTCTCATGAGTTCGTAACGTAAAGTTGCAGGAACTAGTCCACTATGCTCGCATGCTTCACTTTTAAGAATTGCTCGAATAAGAGGGTCGTATTTAGGATAAGAGGATGAAACCAGAAGTTGGTGGGTTCGAGCAAGTGATGATGAGAGGAAAGCTTGTATTTGAACACGCAAATTCCTTTCAATATCTCCTCGACGGCTGCCAGGAAAGGCAGCAATAATAGGACGATCAATAAGAGAAAGCTCTTCTTTCCAGAGAGGATTCGGTTTATAATTGGTAATCTCCTCAACAAGAGGGTGACCAAGATATACCGTCTTTAAAGGACTGTGTCTGAAGAGTTCTTGTTCAAAGGGTAGAATAACTAGAAGAGTATCAACATATTTTTCTAATATCTGTTTTCTTTTGGGACGCCAAGCCCAAATGCTGGGGCAGACATACTGAATAATTTTCCCCTTATAACCACATTTTCTTAATTTTTTAATTAACAAAAGATGAAAATCTGGAAAGTCAATGCAGATAACAACTCCGGGTTTTTCTTGAAGAATGAATTTTAAGATTTTCCGGTAGCTTTTGAACAACTTGAAGAATGAAGCGAAGACTTCAACAAATCCAGATACTTGGAACTGCTCAGTATAAAGGATAGCTTGAAATCCTTTAGCTCGCATTAAAGGCCCTCCTACTCCTGAACATACTGTGGAAGGATAAAGAGATTTTATTGTATGGATGAGGTTTGCTCCTAAAATATCACCGCTAGCTTCTCCAGCAGAAAGAAAGCAATGGTCTTGAGTGTAAGGACGAGAAGACTGCTCTTTGTAGAGAAGGCGTAAGTTCGCAATGGGAGGAAAGAGTCCACAGCTATAGCTCAGGATATTCACAGGATCTACAATGCGGATGAAATAAATGGAGGCTAAGAAACTACCAACAAAACCCACCTGCCAAAATGCTACGGGAAGACCTTCTTTTTGGCGAAATTCTATATGCCACCATTGCAATAGGAAACGACTTGCGAATAATAACAAACCCAAACAACCGATAAGATGCCAATAAAATTTTACTGTAGAAAATGGAAGTTGGAAGATGCTTGGTAAGGCCATCCATGTTGTCCCAGAAAAAATGTAGGTAGAAAAAAGAAAAGGAAATATCGAAAGAATAATGGTAAAAACCATAACAGCTACGGTTTGTATGAAGGAAATCCTCCGAGTAGAAGTGATGTTTAAATTCCTAAAATAAATAACTAAATTTATAGCATGAAGCAAAACCACAGGAAATTGGCTTTGAATAAAACCATGAGCTATCATCAAAAGAGCCCCTACGAAAGAAAGCTTCCAAAATACTCTGGGAACGTAGACCTGCTTACGTCTTTCGCTTAGCCACCACTGTAAGGAAAATGCCATTCCAAAAAAAAGATTGGCAATGAATCCTAAAGGATAAAGAAAACAAGTTAAGTCAAAGAAAACCATGCTGTGCCTACTTTTTAGGCGGAAAGTTCTTTTTTATGTTTTAATGCTTTGATAATGTCGTATCCACGCACTGCATACTTTATCGAGTTTAGGATAAACTATACTACGAATTTCTAACAGTGACAATGCTTCCAAAAACCGCGCGTGGTAAAGGAGTTTTTTATTGAAAAAATGAATTTTTTTCGGAGGAATTAATGGCGTAAGCCGATACTGCATTTGTAAGATAAGTGCTATAAGGATAAAATTTTTTTTTGAGCAGCTTGTAAAGGAATCCGCAAAAAATTGTTCTAAAAAATTTTTAATATAATCAAAAATTGCAGTCAGAGATAAATTTGGGTGCTTCTGATATTTATAACGAACATTAAAATTTACTAAAGGAAAGAGAAATGTTGCCATGAGTTGATGGCGATCATAGCGAGCTTCTTTTGCTTGAATTTTTTTATCTAAAATCTTGAGGCAGGTGACAGTTTGTTCTTGTAAAGCGTAGTTTAGGCGAAACACCTTGTCCATATAAGGAAAAAGAATTTCCAACAAATGATTCTCAGCAAGTAAATGAAAAAAAGGAGCTGCAGTCCCAGAGTTAAGCATTTTGATGAGTTCTTCAAAGACTCGCACTTGTGAACTTTTAGTTAATTCGTGTCGGCAGGTGATTAAAGCTTCTTGAGTTTGGGACTCTACAATGAAGGGATATCGGGATAGAATTTTCAAAAGCCTAAGCATGCGTACAGGATCTTGTTTAAACCGAATAAAAGGATCGCCAATTGTACGCAAATAAAGGTTTTTTAAGTCACTAACACCACAGGTATAATCTATAATTGTTTGTTCCTTAGGATCGTAAAACAAACCATTAATTGTAAAATCTCTTCTTAAAACATCTTCTTCCGGTGTGCCCCAGAGATTGTCTTTGGTAATTAAAGAGTCTTCTTCAGTATTCCCAGACCGAAATGTAGAAACTTCAATAATTTGGCTAGAAAATCTTATATGTGCAAGACGAAATCGTTTCCCTACTAAAATACAATTTTTAAAAATAGCTTTGATTTCTTCGGGTCTCGCAGAAGTAGAAATATCAAAGTCTTTAGGAGTAGTGTTTAATAACAAATCTCGTATGCAACCACCAACGAGATAAGCTGTATGACCCGCCTTGCGCAACATTTTGACCACAGAAAGTGCTTGAGGGGAAAAATCACTGAGTTGAATATTGTGGTCAACGGCAGAATAGGTAGTAGGGGTTAGAACAGGTTTATTTTTTTTTTTTAACAAGTCTATGCCTCTGCTGGAGAGAATGTTATTTTCGCAGACCATTTATTATAGTTATTAAAAGTTAAAAGTCTTGGAAGAAAAAGGGTTTGTAGGCTCTCTTGCTTATGAAAGATTTAACATAGCAAAAATATACAAGTTTTCAAGGAGAAAAATCAGGGTAAAGAAAATCTTAAGATGTAGGGCAAAGATTTTCTTTTTATTATTTATCTCTTTATATAAACAATGCGAATTCTTTAGGAAGGTTTTTAGGGAAAACATGTCGCAAGATGCAAAACGTCTTTTCGGTACAGATGGTGTGAGAGGCCGAGTAAATCTTGAACCCATGACAGTAGAAACTACTCTATTATTGGGAAAAGCTGTAGCTGGAGTCCTACTTGAAGGTAAATCAGGAAAACATCGTGTTGTTGTTGGTAAAGATACTCGGCTCTCGGGATATATGTTTGAAAATGCCTTAATTGCAGGGTTGACATCTATGGGTGTAGAAACACTCGTTTTAGGCCCAATTCCAACGCCTGGAGTGGCTTTCATTACACGAGCTTATCGAGCAGATGCAGGAATCATGATTTCGGCATCACACAATCCCTATTGGGATAATGGGATTAAAATTTTTTCTTCAGAAGGTTTTAAGATATCGGATGCCGTAGAACAACGTATCGAAGATATGATCAGAGAAGCTTCTTTCGGGCCTTTACCTGAAGACCGAGCGGTTGGAAAAAGTAAACGTGTTATGGATGCCCTTGGACGCTATATAGAATTTGCTAAAGCAACCTTTCCCAAAGGAAAAACCTTAAAAGGATTAAAAATAGTTTTAGATTGTGCTCATGGATCTGCTTATAAAGTCGCTCCTTCAGTATTTGAAGAACTTGATGCTGAAGTCTTTTGTTACGGCTGTGAACCCACAGGGATCAATATAAATGAAAATTGCGGAACACTCTTTCCCACCCTCATTCAAAAGGCTGTAATAGAACATCAAGCTCATCTCGGAATTACTCTAGATGGTGATGGAGATAGGATCATTATGGTTGATGAGAAAGGACATGTTGTCGATGGTGATATGATA is a window encoding:
- a CDS encoding DUF1548 domain-containing protein; this encodes MASGFTIPTTLSFTASSRVSVPIVNQSKSCHQKIINFARKISIQQFFYGSKRKIQDVFKLRDRNPLMAIVIILAAIIALVLAILFYPVKLFLFGVTCSCHYKEAPTTSDIIPTISDIIPTIIVHKKPVEVPLRIELTSEETQIVDELKITLFNQIVNTDGKLRTFKINMHPDILQQAPKPCAFLKRLTEAPQGTKCDYNELRTILRRLNVYDRDWSMIFLPYFESLSKEDNSFPDKWTFPILAHFLLEALKDPKIPNDKKREATKYISLAAGSCKPTWGEAMSRALTKLYSTSAEGENQILIWVQEFKETLLLQEHENIACKEEIELGIDPKSEATRDQQWHAINGMKAQYGESLGLVTHHLQKNLRALTQRQASLETEKGRTQYRELYLNFYHSYQHSSLNLIQSVYKAFLEAEAHTQNVVRDYALSSLQKWTNLPGTTAHIELFNSYLINEVTCDLNQVGIAYLLYILNIIAPEEDS
- the pcnB gene encoding polynucleotide adenylyltransferase PcnB, giving the protein MVCENNILSSRGIDLLKKKNKPVLTPTTYSAVDHNIQLSDFSPQALSVVKMLRKAGHTAYLVGGCIRDLLLNTTPKDFDISTSARPEEIKAIFKNCILVGKRFRLAHIRFSSQIIEVSTFRSGNTEEDSLITKDNLWGTPEEDVLRRDFTINGLFYDPKEQTIIDYTCGVSDLKNLYLRTIGDPFIRFKQDPVRMLRLLKILSRYPFIVESQTQEALITCRHELTKSSQVRVFEELIKMLNSGTAAPFFHLLAENHLLEILFPYMDKVFRLNYALQEQTVTCLKILDKKIQAKEARYDRHQLMATFLFPLVNFNVRYKYQKHPNLSLTAIFDYIKNFLEQFFADSFTSCSKKNFILIALILQMQYRLTPLIPPKKIHFFNKKLLYHARFLEALSLLEIRSIVYPKLDKVCSAWIRHYQSIKT
- the glmM gene encoding phosphoglucosamine mutase codes for the protein MSQDAKRLFGTDGVRGRVNLEPMTVETTLLLGKAVAGVLLEGKSGKHRVVVGKDTRLSGYMFENALIAGLTSMGVETLVLGPIPTPGVAFITRAYRADAGIMISASHNPYWDNGIKIFSSEGFKISDAVEQRIEDMIREASFGPLPEDRAVGKSKRVMDALGRYIEFAKATFPKGKTLKGLKIVLDCAHGSAYKVAPSVFEELDAEVFCYGCEPTGININENCGTLFPTLIQKAVIEHQAHLGITLDGDGDRIIMVDEKGHVVDGDMILAICASDLKKKEELCHNRVVATVMTNFGVLRYLEELGIEVLVSPVGDRHVLQAMLEHGATLGGEQSGHMIFLGYNTTGDGIVSALQVLRIMIESESTLSDLTAPIVKSPQALINISVREKIPLNSLPIVEKTLRDIQEVLGSSGRILLRYSGTENICRVMVEGLKKHQVDCLAQTLADIIKTELGIGNIE
- the lpxB gene encoding lipid-A-disaccharide synthase — protein: MVFFDLTCFLYPLGFIANLFFGMAFSLQWWLSERRKQVYVPRVFWKLSFVGALLMIAHGFIQSQFPVVLLHAINLVIYFRNLNITSTRRISFIQTVAVMVFTIILSIFPFLFSTYIFSGTTWMALPSIFQLPFSTVKFYWHLIGCLGLLLFASRFLLQWWHIEFRQKEGLPVAFWQVGFVGSFLASIYFIRIVDPVNILSYSCGLFPPIANLRLLYKEQSSRPYTQDHCFLSAGEASGDILGANLIHTIKSLYPSTVCSGVGGPLMRAKGFQAILYTEQFQVSGFVEVFASFFKLFKSYRKILKFILQEKPGVVICIDFPDFHLLLIKKLRKCGYKGKIIQYVCPSIWAWRPKRKQILEKYVDTLLVILPFEQELFRHSPLKTVYLGHPLVEEITNYKPNPLWKEELSLIDRPIIAAFPGSRRGDIERNLRVQIQAFLSSSLARTHQLLVSSSYPKYDPLIRAILKSEACEHSGLVPATLRYELMRSCDCALAKCGTIVLEAALNSVPTIVTCRLRPIDTFLTKYVFKIFLPAYSLPNIITNSIIFPEFMGGKEDFHPDEIAVALELLMKGNARDQQRIACQKLFTILRTGIVPLETWIHYLYQNQESASSLDEKIPLIVN